A part of Fusarium oxysporum Fo47 chromosome III, complete sequence genomic DNA contains:
- a CDS encoding kinase-like domain-containing protein → MAPQPEKSQLKRPRGSLPDDETETKKPRRAERLEADPDKTPIVNKQHLPSPLTHLTDDSNELNKEPTATPPGQKQHEITPKKTEDTYSQGQALSSPPQDTQPLSQFVDRHPAISDDIEDEIREGVWGYLVPLDPKYGDKPIVLKKRSACPLPDTVADSAKQDNKHHTNENGKSAAMKDEEAFEKKKKEKGVSSGGYLIGRHPECDIVVNDGIVSNRHCLIFTENKGNDTVAIVEDLSSNGTYVNEAIVGRNQRRELEEQDEIAVHGKARFVFRYPQSRQTSAFLQQYTLLEKLGKGHFAEVYLCVEKATGQRFAVKIFTKHPGVEDRSKTEGLQQEIGVLMGVSHPNVLCLKDTFNERDRVYLVLELAPEGELFNYIVMKQKLSEDESRKLFVQLFQGIKYLHERNIVHRDIKPENILLVDKNLHVKLADFGLAKIIGEESFTTTLCGTPSYVAPEILADSKQRKYTKAVDVWSLGVVLYICLCGFPPFSDELYSRDFPFTLSQQIKSGRFDYPSPYWDSVGDPALDLIDSMLIVDPEKRFTIDQCLQHPWLTQSSPGVNDSTGGLVGGIAGLEVNRRAPARERTLLASLNTVQVTAQLEVGKDKNPVKVFSKNKGRVTNIAKESDPAAQRAPDEFIEMGGKGDQELFADDDSSIYPIGDNGEKIKANKAKR, encoded by the exons ATGGCTCCGCAACCCGAGAAGAGCCAATTGAAGCGCCCGCGC GGCTCGTTGCCAGATGATGAGACTGAGACCAAGAAACCTCGACGAGCTGAGCGCCTCGAGGCTGATCCAGACAAGACCCCAATTGTCAACAAGCAACATCTGCCATCACCTCTCACACATCTTACCGATGACTCCAACGAGCTCAACAAGGAGCCTACCGCGACTCCCCCGGGACAGAAGCAACACGAGATAACCCCCAAGAAGACTGAAGACACATACTCTCAAGGCCAAGCGCTATCGTCACCACCTCAAGACACTCAACCACTCAGCCAGTTCGTTGATCGCCACCCTGCCATCTCCGACGACATCGAAGACGAAATTCGCGAAGGTGTCTGGGGATACCTCGTTCCGCTTGATCCGAAGTATGGCGACAAGCCGATCGTCCTGAAGAAACGAAGCGCATGCCCCCTACCAGACACAGTGGCCGATTCCGCCAAGCAGGATAATAAACATCATACCAACGAGAACGGCAAGTCCGCTGCGATGAAAGACGAAGAGgcctttgagaagaagaagaaggaaaagggcGTCTCTTCTGGTGGTTATCTAATTGGACGCCACCCCGAGTGTG ACATTGTTGTCAACGACGGTATTGTGTCGAACCGGCATTGCCTTATTTTCACCGAAAACAAAGGTAACGATACTGTCGCAATTGTTGAGGATCTGTCGAGCAACGGGACGTACGTCAACGAAGCCATCGTGGGCCGAAATCAGCGCCGCGAACTTGAGGAGCAAGATGAGATTGCTGTCCACGGCAAGGCGCGTTTTGTCTTCCGCTACCCCCAGAGTCGACAGACAAGCGCTTTTCTGCAACAGTACACTCTTTTAGAGAAGCTTGGAAAGGGTCATTTTGCCGAGGTTTATCTATGCGTCGAGAAGGCCACTGGCCAGCGCTTCGCAGTCAAGATTTTCACAAAGCACCCTGGCGTGGAGGATCGCTCAAAGACGGAGGGCTTGCAGCAGGAAATCGGTGTATTGATGGGGGTTAGTCACCCAAACGTTCTTTGCCTAAAGGACACTTTCAACGAGCGTGATCGCGTGTATTTGGTGCTCGAGTTGGCACCAGAGGGAGAACTTTTCAACTACATcgtgatgaagcagaagctcAGCGAAGATGAGTCAAGGAAGTTGTTTGTGCAGCTCTTCCAGGGTATCAAGTACTTG CATGAACGTAACATTGTGCACCGAGATATCAAGCCTGAGAATATCCTGCTGGTTGATAAGAATCTGCATGTAAAGCTTGCTGACTTTGGCCTGGCCAAAATTATTGGAGAAGAATCTTTCACAACTACACTATGTGGAACGCCCAGCTATGTTGCGCCTGAGATTCTCGCAGACTCCAAGCAGCGCAAGTACACAAAGGCCGTCGATGTCTGGTCTTTGGGAGTTGTGCTTTACATTTGCTTGTGTGGTTTCCCACCTTTCTCCGATGAGCTCTACTCGCGCGACTTCCCCTTCACACTCTCCCAGCAGATCAAGAGTGGTCGTTTCGACTACCCTTCCCCTTATTGGGACTCCGTAGGAGACCCAGCCC TTGACCTCATCGACTCTATGTTGATTGTTGATCCCGAGAAGAGATTCACGATTGACCAGTGCCTGCAACACCCGTGGCTCACACAGAGTAGCCCCGGTGTAAATGACAGCACTGGTGGTCTCGTCGGAGGCATTGCAGGCCTCGAGGTCAACCGAAGAGCCCCTGCTCGTGAACGAACTTTGCTGGCCTCTCTCAACACTGTGCAGGTCACTGCTCAGCTTGAAGTtggcaaggacaagaaccCCGTGAAGGTGTTCTCAAAGAACAAAGGTCGCGTTACCAATATTGCAAAGGAGTCTGACCCCGCCGCTCAACGGGCACCAGACGAATTCATTGAGATGGGAGGTAAGGGCGACCAAGAATTATTCGCGGACGATGATTCGAGCATTTACCCAATAGGTGATAATGGCGAGAAGATCAAAgccaacaaggccaagcgATAA